A single genomic interval of Candidatus Methylacidiphilales bacterium harbors:
- a CDS encoding exosortase/archaeosortase family protein, translating to MSGFFHSRLRHRSVPVLLALLWLMLVKQLSADWTLNPQYSYGWLMPFLSGYLLWLRWMSRPPPDRPAQFPAWTGWIVAFCLLPIRLLQEANPDWRLVSWALALVVLAITVWMIYLSGGRSWVRHFIFPFAFMLLSVPWPTGLETALEQNLMRGVAGVTVEVMNWLGVWAVQQGNLIHLSQGVIGINEACSGIRSLQSTLMASLFVGEFYQLRPARRGGLLAFGLVCAVVFNLLRALFLTGLCVLRGQAALASWHDPAGLLILSLSFAVLLLVAARLRTAPEPRDPQPRIKIPSVSLPPFRAAVVLLVWIFLVEVLTEGWYRLHEHPQPHLAEWKLEWPPKGASYEKREIPSEIKSILRYDEGWQGVMKRPDGSTWNVFSFRWNPGKGAETLARSHSPEICLPAAGGTLLESAGEEVLDLTGLRLPLRMYTFRWNGRILHVFYVLSEQRDVKGLREWPSVDGSRFRRFEAVIEGKRQLGQQVLEIVVTGYPDLGQARLEVERYLRQSIKESRH from the coding sequence ATGTCCGGTTTTTTTCATTCTCGGCTTCGGCACCGGTCTGTTCCGGTCCTGCTTGCGCTTCTCTGGCTGATGTTGGTCAAACAGTTATCCGCGGATTGGACGCTGAATCCCCAATACAGCTACGGCTGGCTCATGCCCTTCCTGTCCGGCTATTTGCTCTGGTTGCGTTGGATGTCACGGCCGCCACCGGACAGGCCTGCTCAATTCCCGGCTTGGACGGGCTGGATCGTTGCTTTCTGTCTTTTGCCAATCCGCCTGTTGCAGGAAGCCAATCCCGACTGGCGGCTGGTCAGTTGGGCTCTGGCCCTCGTGGTACTCGCGATTACGGTATGGATGATCTATTTGTCAGGGGGCCGGAGCTGGGTGCGGCATTTTATTTTTCCATTTGCTTTCATGTTGCTGTCTGTTCCCTGGCCCACGGGACTCGAAACGGCCCTGGAACAAAACCTCATGCGCGGTGTGGCGGGGGTGACGGTGGAAGTCATGAACTGGCTCGGCGTATGGGCGGTGCAACAGGGAAATCTGATCCACCTCTCCCAGGGCGTGATCGGCATCAATGAAGCCTGCAGTGGAATACGGTCGCTTCAGTCCACTTTGATGGCCTCCCTGTTTGTCGGAGAGTTTTACCAACTCAGACCGGCGCGGCGCGGAGGATTGCTGGCCTTCGGGCTTGTGTGCGCCGTCGTTTTCAACCTGCTGCGGGCTCTTTTTTTGACCGGTTTGTGCGTGCTACGCGGACAGGCCGCTCTCGCCTCCTGGCATGATCCTGCCGGGCTGCTCATTTTATCTTTGTCCTTTGCGGTTTTATTGCTCGTCGCAGCCAGGCTCAGGACAGCGCCGGAACCACGCGACCCGCAGCCGAGAATCAAAATCCCGTCTGTTTCGCTTCCGCCATTCCGCGCAGCGGTTGTTTTGTTGGTCTGGATATTCCTGGTCGAAGTGCTGACGGAAGGCTGGTACCGGCTTCACGAACACCCGCAGCCCCATTTGGCGGAGTGGAAACTGGAGTGGCCGCCCAAGGGGGCGAGCTATGAAAAGCGCGAAATTCCGTCCGAAATCAAAAGCATTCTTCGCTATGATGAAGGCTGGCAGGGAGTCATGAAGCGCCCGGATGGAAGTACTTGGAACGTGTTCAGTTTTCGATGGAATCCCGGAAAAGGCGCCGAAACTCTCGCACGAAGCCATTCGCCTGAAATCTGCCTGCCTGCGGCGGGCGGCACTCTGCTGGAATCAGCCGGGGAGGAAGTGTTGGACTTGACGGGATTACGCCTGCCTCTTCGCATGTACACATTTCGCTGGAATGGGCGGATTCTCCATGTTTTTTATGTGCTTTCGGAACAACGCGATGTTAAAGGGCTTCGCGAATGGCCATCAGTGGATGGAAGCCGTTTTCGCAGGTTTGAGGCTGTAATCGAAGGGAAGCGGCAGCTCGGACAACAGGTTTTGGAAATTGTGGTGACGGGGTACCCGGATCTGGGGCAAGCCCGGTTGGAAGTGGAACGATACCTGCGCCAGTCCATCAAGGAATCCCGTCATTAG
- a CDS encoding SurA N-terminal domain-containing protein, with translation MGKHFLLILGWFVLNSGLLSGQVVDGIAAVVNDDVITFSDVRKNADSAERGLREKYPADKGKLLEGVKAARIKALNDLIDRRLIIQEFKKNGFSVPESVVNERINRIVQDQFKGNWDELTKALKAQGVLYEEFRIDIKENTIVQAMRQKNVDMAARDELKALHLPIPITDGTPEQQEAYSKAKERKRLEWTAGLRTSAYIKAFF, from the coding sequence ATGGGAAAACATTTCTTACTTATCCTGGGCTGGTTTGTATTGAACAGCGGCTTGTTGAGCGGGCAGGTTGTTGATGGCATCGCCGCTGTTGTGAATGACGATGTCATCACCTTCTCGGATGTGCGAAAAAATGCGGATTCCGCAGAGCGTGGCCTGAGAGAAAAATATCCTGCTGACAAGGGCAAATTGCTCGAAGGCGTCAAAGCGGCAAGAATCAAAGCATTAAATGATTTGATTGATCGGCGACTCATAATTCAAGAGTTCAAAAAGAATGGCTTCTCTGTTCCGGAAAGTGTTGTGAATGAGAGGATCAACAGGATTGTACAAGATCAATTTAAGGGGAATTGGGATGAATTGACAAAGGCTTTAAAAGCCCAAGGCGTGCTTTATGAGGAGTTCAGGATCGATATCAAGGAAAACACAATCGTCCAAGCCATGAGGCAAAAAAATGTGGATATGGCTGCGCGTGATGAGTTAAAAGCACTCCACCTTCCCATTCCAATCACAGATGGGACACCGGAACAGCAAGAAGCCTATAGCAAAGCGAAAGAGAGAAAAAGGCTGGAGTGGACGGCAGGACTGAGGACGAGCGCCTATATAAAAGCCTTTTTCTAG
- a CDS encoding sigma-54 dependent transcriptional regulator, which translates to MQQNSMERLGASNGGSSELRRLLLIEDDESLSDVIRLSLKSAQYDVICCVDGHSGLETAKNNNIDLVLCDVHLPDMSGLEITQALHKQKAHLPIIVMSGFATSSTAIEATRNGAYDFLLKPFPLEDLLAILDQAWNASNLRCKQVTLDAPDAGEGTMIGKSKVMQDVFKQVGRLADRSMNVVIRGETGTGKEMIARALFQYGDRSAEPFIPVNCAAIPETLLESELFGHERGAFTGAHSTRIGRFEQAKNGTIFLDEIGEMSVATQSKLLRVLQEKRFQRLGSKSDIATNARVIAATSRDLLQAIQKNEFREDLFYRLSEAEIYLPPLRERGDDLRHLINTFLLYFGKEFGVERPSIQKDAMEFLLRQSWPGNVRELRNAVRKALIASKGYPVSLEHVQSAAFNFISAGDVKETGLGEFIRRQMEAAARGEASNIMQTLINTLEKEAYEMAITLARGNQSRAAGWLGVSLPTMRERLMHFGLHPKQPLFAKTNGGTTAVSSPDTSSPAKPKPPKRKGKQASPRKSA; encoded by the coding sequence ATGCAACAGAATTCCATGGAACGACTGGGGGCGTCGAACGGCGGTTCTTCCGAACTTCGACGCCTGCTTTTGATTGAAGACGATGAAAGCTTGTCGGATGTCATCCGGTTGAGCCTTAAAAGCGCGCAGTATGACGTGATCTGCTGCGTGGACGGTCACAGCGGGTTGGAGACGGCAAAAAACAATAACATCGATCTGGTGTTATGCGATGTGCATCTGCCGGACATGAGCGGATTGGAAATCACCCAGGCGTTGCACAAGCAGAAGGCGCACCTCCCGATTATTGTCATGAGCGGGTTTGCCACGAGCAGCACCGCGATCGAAGCCACCCGGAACGGGGCCTATGATTTCCTGTTGAAACCGTTCCCGTTAGAGGATTTGCTCGCAATCCTCGACCAGGCCTGGAATGCCAGCAACCTGCGCTGCAAACAGGTCACGCTGGATGCCCCCGACGCCGGCGAAGGAACCATGATCGGCAAGAGCAAGGTGATGCAGGATGTTTTCAAACAGGTTGGACGCCTCGCCGACCGGTCCATGAATGTGGTCATTCGCGGGGAAACCGGCACGGGCAAGGAAATGATTGCCCGCGCGCTCTTCCAGTACGGGGATCGTTCCGCCGAGCCCTTCATTCCGGTGAACTGCGCGGCCATTCCGGAAACCCTTCTTGAAAGCGAACTGTTCGGCCATGAACGGGGGGCTTTTACCGGAGCGCATTCCACGCGGATCGGACGTTTTGAGCAGGCTAAAAACGGGACCATTTTTCTGGATGAAATCGGCGAGATGTCGGTGGCCACGCAATCCAAGCTGCTCCGCGTATTGCAGGAAAAGCGATTCCAACGTTTGGGCAGCAAATCGGATATTGCCACCAACGCGCGCGTGATTGCCGCCACCAGCCGGGATTTGCTGCAGGCCATCCAAAAGAACGAATTTCGCGAGGATCTTTTTTACCGTCTGAGCGAGGCGGAAATTTATCTCCCGCCGCTGCGCGAGCGCGGAGACGATCTCCGGCACCTGATCAACACCTTTTTGCTTTATTTTGGAAAGGAATTCGGCGTCGAACGCCCGTCCATCCAAAAGGACGCGATGGAGTTTCTCCTCCGGCAATCCTGGCCCGGAAATGTGCGGGAACTGCGCAATGCGGTGCGCAAAGCCCTGATTGCCTCAAAAGGTTATCCGGTTTCGCTCGAACATGTGCAAAGCGCCGCCTTCAATTTCATCAGCGCCGGGGACGTGAAGGAAACGGGGCTGGGTGAGTTCATACGCCGGCAAATGGAAGCGGCCGCGCGCGGCGAGGCTTCCAACATCATGCAAACGCTGATCAACACGCTGGAAAAGGAAGCCTACGAGATGGCGATCACACTGGCCCGCGGCAACCAGTCCCGGGCGGCGGGCTGGCTTGGGGTCTCCCTCCCCACCATGCGCGAGCGGTTGATGCACTTCGGGCTGCACCCGAAGCAACCGCTGTTTGCTAAAACCAATGGAGGGACGACCGCCGTGTCGTCTCCTGACACAAGTTCGCCTGCGAAACCGAAGCCGCCAAAGCGCAAAGGGAAACAAGCATCGCCGCGAAAGAGCGCATAG